In Streptomyces sp. NBC_00448, the following are encoded in one genomic region:
- the fusA gene encoding elongation factor G, translating to MRSNPVPRTADPLATVRNLGILAHVDAGKTTVTERFLYLTGATHKRGEVHDGTTVTDFDPQERDRGITIFAAAASCDWAGHRINLIDTPGHVDFADEVERSLRVLDGAIAVFDAVAGVEPQSESVWRQADRHGVPRIAFVNKLDRAGADLDSAVESIRRRLHTVPLVVQLPIGREDGFTGVLDLVAMRALTWSEGGDMADGEVPGGLLDEARRRRRLLEETVAELHPAALEEFCAHSAVRDATLVAALRDLTRSGEAVVVLCGSAYRNRGVEPLLDAAVAYLPSPLDVPPVRGTATGRGLAAGQDRTRERAADPQAPFAGLVFKVNSTATGRLTFVRVYSGTLRKGDTVLDAGAGRTERVGRILRMRADRHTELDQAVAGDIVAVVGVKSARAGATLCAASDPLVLEPPSAAEPVVSVAVEARRNTDTDRLVTALARLVEEDPSLAVRTDPETGQTVLSGMGELHLEVAVEKIRRAQGLEIAVGRPQVAYRETVARGVTGLVYRHVKQDGGAGQFAHVVIDVEPLRPGAQSTEGCAEGGAGAERTAEVFAFDSTVVGGRVPREYVRAVEDGCRDALAEGPIGGHPVTGVRVTLTDGATHSKDSSEMAFRTAGRFALREALRASAMVLLEPVVEVTATVPDDAVGGVLGDLAARRGRVTGSTARAGTTVVTATVPLVELFGYATRLRSRTQGRGTFTTRPVGYAPAPAGATGAGSAR from the coding sequence ATGCGCAGCAACCCCGTCCCACGCACCGCCGACCCGCTCGCCACCGTACGCAACCTGGGCATCCTCGCCCACGTCGACGCGGGCAAGACCACCGTCACCGAGCGGTTCCTCTACCTCACCGGCGCCACCCACAAGCGCGGCGAGGTACACGACGGCACGACCGTCACCGACTTCGACCCGCAGGAGCGCGACCGCGGCATCACCATCTTCGCCGCCGCGGCCAGTTGCGACTGGGCCGGCCACCGGATCAACCTGATCGACACCCCCGGGCACGTCGACTTCGCCGACGAGGTCGAGCGCTCGCTGCGGGTGCTGGATGGCGCGATCGCGGTGTTCGACGCGGTCGCCGGCGTGGAGCCGCAGAGCGAGTCGGTGTGGCGGCAGGCCGACCGGCACGGCGTGCCCCGGATCGCGTTCGTCAACAAGCTCGACCGGGCCGGCGCCGACCTCGACTCGGCGGTGGAGTCGATCCGGCGGCGTCTGCACACGGTGCCGCTGGTGGTCCAGCTCCCGATCGGGCGCGAGGACGGCTTCACCGGCGTGCTGGACCTGGTCGCGATGCGCGCGCTGACCTGGAGCGAGGGCGGCGACATGGCCGACGGCGAGGTGCCCGGCGGCCTGCTGGACGAGGCCCGGCGGCGGCGCCGGCTGCTGGAGGAGACGGTCGCCGAACTGCACCCGGCCGCGCTGGAGGAGTTCTGCGCGCACTCCGCGGTGCGCGACGCGACGCTCGTCGCGGCGCTGCGCGACCTCACCCGCAGCGGTGAGGCCGTCGTGGTGCTGTGCGGTTCCGCCTACCGCAACCGCGGGGTGGAGCCGCTGCTCGACGCGGCCGTGGCGTACCTGCCGTCGCCGCTGGACGTGCCGCCGGTGCGCGGCACCGCCACCGGGCGCGGGCTCGCGGCCGGCCAGGACCGGACCCGGGAACGCGCGGCCGACCCGCAAGCGCCGTTCGCCGGGCTGGTGTTCAAGGTGAACTCGACCGCGACCGGTCGGCTGACCTTCGTACGGGTGTACTCGGGCACGTTGCGGAAGGGGGACACGGTGCTGGACGCGGGCGCGGGGCGCACCGAGCGGGTCGGGCGCATCCTGCGGATGCGGGCCGACCGGCACACCGAGCTGGACCAGGCGGTGGCCGGCGACATCGTGGCCGTGGTCGGGGTGAAGTCCGCGCGCGCCGGGGCGACCTTGTGCGCGGCCTCGGACCCGCTGGTGCTCGAACCGCCCTCCGCGGCCGAGCCGGTGGTCTCCGTCGCCGTCGAGGCGCGCCGCAACACCGACACCGACCGGCTGGTCACCGCGCTGGCCCGGCTGGTGGAGGAGGACCCGTCGCTGGCGGTGCGGACCGACCCGGAGACCGGGCAGACCGTGCTGTCGGGGATGGGGGAGCTGCACCTGGAGGTGGCGGTGGAGAAGATCCGCCGCGCCCAGGGGCTGGAGATCGCCGTCGGCAGGCCGCAGGTCGCCTACCGCGAGACGGTCGCCCGCGGCGTGACCGGCCTGGTCTATCGGCACGTCAAACAGGACGGCGGCGCCGGGCAGTTCGCCCACGTCGTCATCGACGTCGAGCCGTTGCGGCCCGGCGCGCAGTCCACGGAAGGATGCGCGGAAGGAGGCGCGGGTGCGGAGCGTACGGCGGAGGTGTTCGCGTTCGACTCGACGGTGGTCGGCGGGCGGGTGCCGCGGGAGTACGTGCGCGCGGTCGAGGACGGCTGCCGTGACGCGCTCGCCGAGGGCCCGATCGGCGGGCACCCGGTGACGGGCGTGCGGGTCACGCTCACCGACGGGGCGACCCACTCCAAGGACTCCTCGGAGATGGCGTTCCGCACGGCGGGCCGGTTCGCGCTGCGCGAGGCGCTGCGGGCGTCCGCGATGGTGCTGCTGGAACCGGTGGTCGAGGTCACGGCCACGGTTCCGGACGACGCCGTCGGCGGCGTGCTCGGCGACCTCGCGGCCCGGCGCGGCCGCGTCACCGGTTCCACCGCCCGCGCGGGCACCACCGTGGTCACCGCCACGGTGCCCCTGGTCGAGCTCTTCGGCTACGCCACCCGGCTGCGCAGCCGCACCCAGGGCCGCGGCACCTTCACCACCCGCCCGGTCGGCTACGCCCCGGCCCCGGCCGGGGCGACCGGCGCAGGCTCGGCGCGGTAG
- a CDS encoding pyridoxal phosphate-dependent decarboxylase family protein, whose product MDDQGADILTRLAELRAEDLPVRGGRTMAYVYDAGLPELVGIAERAHSALTGVNGLDMTVFPSVVTLENEVVARAAALLGGGQDSGTAGTFTSGGTESCLLAVLTAREHARRTRGVTAPEIVLPATAHAAFHKAAHLFGLSVVTVGVDPDSYRVRAEEVAAALTERTALVVVSAPSYPHGVVDPVPEVAAAAAARGVLCHVDACIGGWYLGHRRLAAELPAPPPFDLAVPGVTSLSVDLHKYAYTPKGASVLLFRDAELRRHGWFAHASWPGYPVVNATLQGTKSAGPLAAAWAVLRHVGTDGYVDLARRVHAATRRLADGVRRIEGLRVLGEPDASLVAVASTEAAVDPFVVGDEMRLRGWYLQPQPAFANSPANLHLTVTAAVADPERIDELLAELGAAVGRARELGPPEVDPALVELAGTLDPEALSPQEAGLALEAAGVGADGVLPARMAPVLAVLQALPPALTERLLPEVVSRLYVG is encoded by the coding sequence ATGGACGATCAGGGCGCGGACATACTCACCCGGTTGGCCGAGCTGCGGGCGGAGGACCTGCCGGTGCGCGGCGGCCGGACGATGGCGTACGTGTACGACGCGGGGCTGCCGGAGCTGGTCGGGATCGCCGAGCGGGCGCACTCCGCCCTCACCGGTGTCAACGGCCTGGACATGACCGTCTTCCCCAGCGTGGTGACGCTGGAGAACGAGGTGGTGGCGCGGGCCGCCGCGCTGCTCGGCGGCGGCCAGGACAGCGGCACCGCGGGCACCTTCACCAGCGGCGGCACCGAGAGCTGCCTGCTGGCGGTGCTCACGGCACGCGAACACGCCCGCCGCACCAGGGGGGTGACCGCGCCGGAGATCGTGCTGCCGGCGACCGCGCACGCGGCCTTCCACAAGGCGGCGCACCTGTTCGGCCTGAGCGTGGTGACCGTGGGGGTGGACCCGGACTCGTACCGGGTGCGGGCCGAGGAGGTGGCGGCGGCCCTCACCGAGCGGACGGCGCTGGTGGTGGTGTCCGCGCCGTCGTACCCGCACGGGGTGGTCGACCCGGTGCCGGAGGTGGCCGCGGCGGCGGCCGCGCGGGGCGTGCTGTGCCATGTGGACGCCTGCATCGGCGGCTGGTACCTGGGGCACCGGCGGCTGGCCGCGGAGCTGCCCGCGCCGCCGCCGTTCGACCTCGCGGTGCCGGGCGTCACCTCGCTCTCCGTCGACCTGCACAAGTACGCGTACACGCCGAAGGGCGCGTCGGTGCTGCTCTTCCGCGACGCGGAACTACGGCGGCACGGGTGGTTCGCGCACGCGTCCTGGCCCGGCTACCCGGTGGTCAACGCGACCCTCCAGGGCACCAAGTCCGCCGGTCCGCTCGCCGCCGCGTGGGCGGTGCTGCGGCACGTCGGCACCGACGGGTACGTGGACCTCGCCCGGCGGGTGCACGCCGCGACCCGCCGACTCGCCGACGGGGTGCGGCGGATCGAGGGCCTGCGGGTGCTGGGCGAACCGGACGCCTCGCTGGTGGCGGTCGCCTCCACCGAGGCGGCGGTGGACCCGTTCGTGGTCGGCGACGAGATGCGGCTGCGCGGCTGGTACCTCCAGCCGCAGCCCGCGTTCGCGAACTCCCCGGCGAACCTGCACCTGACCGTGACGGCGGCCGTCGCCGACCCCGAGCGCATCGACGAACTGCTCGCCGAACTCGGCGCCGCGGTGGGGCGCGCCCGCGAACTCGGGCCGCCCGAGGTCGATCCGGCGCTGGTCGAGCTGGCCGGCACGCTGGACCCGGAGGCGCTGAGCCCGCAGGAGGCCGGCCTCGCGCTGGAGGCCGCCGGCGTCGGCGCCGACGGGGTGCTGCCCGCCCGGATGGCCCCGGTCCTCGCGGTGCTCCAGGCCCTTCCGCCCGCGCTGACCGAACGCCTCCTGCCCGAGGTCGTCTCCCGCCTCTACGTGGGCTGA